In the genome of Cellvibrio sp. KY-YJ-3, one region contains:
- the flgK gene encoding flagellar hook-associated protein FlgK codes for MSGILSNAISGLQASQNALRTAGHNISNANTQGYSRQEVNYVTRPEQIAGGAGYIGSGVTTASIERVVNEFVTTQLRSDTSTYNQLNKYSLNISKVDKLFAEASTGLSGSLQSFFAALQNGANDPASTPARQLIITEAQSLSSRFNNLYQRMADIEKSVNGEVRTVTSQINSLATSIAELNQSIGEAVASGGGNQPNDLLDKRDETLRQLAELVSIQVVKESTGDLNVFIGNGQPLVLGASSSSFSVTNDGQIQLRANSAVIDITEQVSGGQIGGLLSFRDEVLSPSMNELGRIAISMSEEFNNLQQQGLDLDNDYGQKMFVDINDPVNAVNRVKHSSGNQQPYDRQLNVTITDTNQLTASDYRFDIVPGTTNYVVTRLADDQVVKQGGLSGAYPFSIEFDGVSLNLTSGSFQGGDSFLVQPTRNGSQDIKALLQRPEDLAFASPIRTGSASSNTGSGIVSSGQVLSVVDTNGNILPAFANPGQLSPPIIIRFTSDTTYDVLDNSDPANPKHLNPAMQDQVFVPGTTNNIFSSDPGETRIVGAGDRLGLPADRSPQTVAIGAPAQGNGYLAERLNFTFTDPQTGSVTARSIITQSGASAMQTAAQLSALPGVTANAYTTATITGINVAPGDFAVPMQLRINGEAIIQDDGALPTPAFLSTVPDPNLSEADFNDYLAEQINANPNLNALGIRAQSSTNPLTGAPELRLFAASGVDLDIRFSAASATSSIQVNDSSGNPNQTLTSAGVGQESAITVGGRIDVTLASGIEMSPSISSSPLFGDSSSATFVQSSFLGYQVTLTGQPKAGDVFTVGFNTDGKNDNRNALAMVAMETKSTMQNGSLSFAEGYGKLVEEVGTKSSLAKINTEASISLLEQSQTMRDSISGVNLDEEAADLIRFQQLYGANAQVISVARELFDTLLNAL; via the coding sequence ATGTCCGGTATTCTTTCCAATGCCATTTCCGGGCTGCAGGCCAGTCAAAATGCTTTGCGTACCGCAGGCCATAATATTTCCAATGCCAATACCCAAGGGTACTCGCGGCAGGAAGTGAATTATGTGACGCGCCCTGAGCAAATTGCAGGTGGCGCAGGTTACATCGGCTCTGGCGTTACCACAGCATCCATTGAGCGCGTGGTGAACGAATTTGTCACAACACAATTGCGTTCCGATACTTCTACTTATAATCAGTTAAATAAATACAGTTTAAATATTAGCAAAGTCGATAAATTGTTTGCCGAGGCAAGCACTGGTCTGTCTGGTTCATTGCAGAGTTTTTTTGCTGCATTACAGAACGGCGCTAATGACCCGGCATCTACGCCGGCGCGGCAGTTAATTATTACCGAGGCACAAAGCCTGAGTAGCCGTTTTAATAATCTTTATCAGCGAATGGCGGATATTGAAAAGAGTGTGAATGGTGAAGTTCGCACCGTTACCTCGCAGATCAATTCATTGGCAACGTCTATTGCTGAATTAAACCAATCCATTGGTGAAGCGGTGGCGTCTGGTGGTGGCAATCAACCCAATGATTTATTGGACAAGCGCGATGAAACTTTGCGCCAACTTGCAGAATTGGTGTCTATTCAGGTGGTAAAAGAATCCACCGGTGATTTAAATGTGTTTATCGGTAATGGCCAGCCATTGGTTCTGGGGGCTAGCTCAAGCTCATTCAGTGTGACCAATGACGGTCAGATACAATTGCGGGCTAACAGCGCGGTCATTGATATTACCGAGCAGGTTTCGGGTGGCCAAATTGGTGGCCTATTAAGTTTTCGCGATGAAGTATTGTCCCCGTCCATGAATGAACTGGGGCGAATTGCGATTTCAATGTCAGAAGAATTTAATAATTTGCAACAACAAGGTCTTGATCTGGATAACGATTACGGCCAAAAAATGTTTGTCGATATTAATGACCCCGTGAATGCGGTTAACCGGGTAAAACACAGCAGCGGCAATCAGCAGCCCTATGATCGGCAATTAAATGTAACTATCACCGATACTAATCAGTTAACCGCCAGTGATTATCGTTTTGATATTGTGCCTGGTACGACCAATTATGTTGTTACTCGTCTTGCGGATGATCAGGTGGTCAAACAAGGTGGTTTATCTGGCGCTTATCCATTTAGCATTGAGTTTGATGGCGTAAGCCTCAATTTAACCAGTGGCTCATTTCAAGGTGGCGATTCTTTTTTAGTGCAGCCAACCCGTAACGGTTCGCAGGATATAAAAGCATTATTGCAGCGCCCAGAGGATTTAGCCTTTGCGTCGCCTATTCGCACCGGTAGCGCCAGTAGCAACACCGGTAGCGGCATTGTTAGCAGCGGTCAGGTATTAAGTGTTGTCGATACAAACGGCAATATTTTGCCTGCCTTTGCCAACCCCGGCCAATTATCGCCGCCAATTATTATTCGCTTCACGTCGGACACCACTTACGATGTATTGGATAACTCTGACCCTGCAAATCCAAAACATTTGAATCCGGCCATGCAGGATCAAGTGTTTGTACCCGGCACAACCAACAATATATTTTCGAGTGATCCGGGCGAAACCAGAATTGTAGGTGCTGGTGATCGCCTTGGTTTACCGGCAGATCGCAGCCCGCAAACTGTTGCAATAGGTGCTCCCGCACAAGGCAATGGTTATTTAGCGGAGCGGTTGAATTTTACGTTTACTGATCCACAAACCGGTTCCGTGACAGCGCGCAGTATAATTACCCAGTCGGGTGCATCAGCTATGCAGACGGCGGCGCAATTAAGCGCTTTACCCGGCGTCACTGCAAATGCTTACACCACGGCGACAATTACCGGTATTAATGTTGCACCCGGTGATTTTGCAGTACCTATGCAGTTGCGTATTAATGGTGAAGCGATAATTCAAGATGATGGCGCATTACCAACGCCCGCATTTTTAAGTACCGTGCCTGATCCGAATCTCAGTGAAGCGGATTTCAATGATTACCTTGCCGAGCAAATTAACGCCAATCCCAATTTAAATGCGCTGGGAATTCGCGCGCAAAGTTCTACCAATCCGCTAACTGGCGCACCTGAGCTGAGGTTGTTTGCGGCGTCCGGTGTGGATCTGGATATTCGTTTTTCAGCGGCAAGCGCAACCAGTAGCATTCAGGTTAATGACAGTTCGGGCAATCCTAATCAGACATTAACCAGTGCCGGTGTAGGGCAGGAGAGTGCAATTACTGTGGGTGGCAGAATTGATGTCACGCTTGCGTCTGGCATTGAAATGTCCCCTTCTATTTCAAGTAGTCCTTTGTTTGGTGACAGTAGCTCTGCCACATTTGTACAGTCATCGTTCCTGGGTTATCAAGTGACGCTTACCGGGCAACCTAAAGCTGGCGATGTTTTTACTGTGGGTTTTAACACCGACGGTAAAAATGATAACCGCAACGCGTTGGCGATGGTGGCAATGGAAACAAAATCCACTATGCAAAACGGTAGCCTTAGTTTCGCGGAAGGTTATGGCAAATTAGTGGAGGAGGTCGGCACCAAAAGCAGTCTTGCTAAAATTAACACCGAAGCCAGCATTAGTTTGTTAGAACAAAGCCAAACGATGCGCGATAGTATTTCCGGTGTAAACCTGGATGAAGAAGCTGCGGATTTAATTCGGTTTCAACAACTTTATGGTGCGAATGCGCAGGTAATTTCGGTCGCTCGCGAGTTGTTTGATACCTTGTTGAATGCCCTTTAA
- the flgL gene encoding flagellar hook-associated protein FlgL, whose protein sequence is MRISTSQIYNIATLGMGQAQSAVTKTQEQMATGKRVLSPADDPVAATTILKLNQELARTEQYKKNIDVADNSLSLEDSTLQTVVELMQQMNVLAVKAGNTAVLTAADYKSIAAEVDTRISELMNLQNTRNASGQYIFAGYQGDTQPFINKGGGNFEYLGDEGQLFLQASASVSVAVSDSGKKVFVDIPSDHNTVNTSASSSNRALPASVVSVGQIVDQELFDSFYPEDMVIAFNANSAVVPNGPNYTVTERSTGKVLVANAPYVSGEEINVMGVSLSISGSPVAPTPASLPFNFDAAAAPIDFSANPTTLKISVGGRSETLEFNSLPVVNNAADFAAMLNAAPNAAKLANLGLTASATGFVSANGMNISVQGGNPALQSATGLTTMAGVVSTNGKAGDSFLVESTDKQGLLTTLSRFSEAMKSVKDTPESKALLSDLVAKTLSNLTNSITNVVSVQGEVGARQNTLESSRDLNLDVNLFVQQELKSVQDLDYAEASIRLSMETLVLNASQQSFTKISQLSLFNYL, encoded by the coding sequence ATGCGTATATCTACTTCGCAAATTTACAACATAGCAACACTCGGCATGGGACAGGCGCAATCGGCTGTCACTAAAACCCAGGAGCAAATGGCTACGGGTAAACGAGTGTTGTCTCCTGCGGATGATCCGGTAGCGGCGACTACTATTCTAAAATTAAATCAGGAATTGGCGCGTACCGAACAATACAAAAAAAATATCGACGTGGCCGATAATAGTTTGAGCTTGGAAGATTCAACCTTGCAAACAGTTGTAGAACTAATGCAACAAATGAATGTGCTGGCGGTTAAAGCCGGTAACACGGCGGTATTGACCGCTGCCGATTACAAATCCATTGCGGCCGAAGTGGACACGCGAATTAGTGAGTTAATGAACTTGCAAAATACGCGCAATGCTTCTGGTCAGTACATTTTTGCGGGCTATCAAGGCGATACTCAACCCTTCATTAATAAAGGCGGCGGCAATTTTGAATACCTGGGCGATGAAGGCCAGTTATTTCTGCAGGCCTCTGCTTCTGTCAGTGTGGCAGTGAGTGACTCGGGCAAAAAAGTATTTGTAGATATTCCCAGTGATCACAATACGGTAAACACTTCTGCCAGTAGCAGCAATCGCGCACTGCCTGCATCAGTAGTCAGTGTGGGTCAAATTGTCGATCAGGAATTGTTTGACAGTTTTTATCCCGAAGACATGGTTATTGCATTTAATGCCAACTCTGCGGTTGTTCCTAATGGTCCTAATTACACCGTTACTGAACGCAGCACTGGCAAAGTGCTGGTGGCGAATGCGCCTTACGTTTCCGGCGAAGAAATTAATGTGATGGGTGTGAGCCTCAGTATTTCCGGTTCACCAGTTGCTCCTACACCCGCCAGCTTGCCATTTAACTTTGATGCGGCTGCAGCGCCAATCGATTTTTCTGCCAACCCTACAACCTTAAAGATTTCTGTCGGTGGCAGGTCAGAAACTCTGGAATTTAACAGCTTGCCCGTCGTAAATAATGCGGCAGATTTTGCCGCTATGTTAAATGCAGCGCCCAATGCCGCTAAATTGGCGAACCTTGGTTTAACGGCCAGTGCGACAGGGTTCGTGTCGGCTAATGGTATGAACATTAGTGTGCAAGGTGGTAATCCTGCACTGCAAAGTGCGACAGGCCTGACAACCATGGCGGGCGTGGTTTCAACCAACGGTAAAGCGGGCGATTCTTTTCTTGTTGAATCTACCGATAAGCAAGGTTTGCTTACAACGCTTTCACGTTTCAGTGAGGCTATGAAAAGTGTAAAAGACACGCCCGAAAGCAAAGCATTGCTGAGTGATTTGGTTGCCAAAACCTTGAGTAACCTGACTAACTCTATTACCAATGTTGTTTCAGTGCAGGGTGAAGTGGGGGCTCGTCAGAACACCCTGGAAAGTTCGCGTGATTTGAATTTGGATGTAAATTTGTTTGTTCAGCAAGAACTAAAAAGTGTACAGGATCTGGATTACGCAGAAGCCTCAATTCGTTTATCGATGGAAACTCTGGTGCTTAATGCTTCGCAGCAGAGTTTTACCAAAATTAGCCAGCTGAGTTTGTTTAATTACCTGTAG
- a CDS encoding flagellar protein FliT, producing MDIETLLDPLSRALSQSQALLSLAEAGDWDSFETLVQQRQQGLLSINDAEYLQSLAQADLEPQAARMIEEIQTINKRLSELAEISREQVASELRQTNRAMKAIDAYGR from the coding sequence ATGGATATTGAGACCTTGTTAGATCCTCTCTCTCGCGCACTCAGCCAGTCCCAAGCACTGCTGTCATTGGCAGAGGCGGGCGATTGGGATTCCTTTGAGACATTGGTGCAGCAGCGCCAGCAGGGTTTGTTATCAATTAATGATGCTGAATACTTGCAGTCGCTGGCGCAGGCGGATTTGGAACCTCAAGCCGCACGCATGATTGAAGAAATCCAGACTATTAATAAGCGTTTATCCGAGCTGGCTGAAATTAGTCGTGAGCAAGTGGCGTCAGAATTGCGTCAAACTAATCGCGCCATGAAGGCAATCGATGCTTATGGTCGTTAA
- a CDS encoding flagellin, which produces MALVINSNIASINAQRQLMNSGNALDRATERLSSGNRINSAKDDAAGLAIGNRMTSQVRGLDQAIRNANDGVSMIQTAEGALQESTNILQRMRELSVQSANGIYNDADRQTLNAEAQQLKSELDRIADTTSFNGKALLDGSLGSTSLQVGALSNQTIDVKIGTFNTNSLGGSAGDVVGESATGLAALSAFTGADADTTLYVNDVALSSLADAAAGSTLNEKIASINADLEGKGAVASALVSSEGNDIGDGVLVAGTDTLTLTVVDGDGNNQAYILTGTTNMDELVAKINSDTGVSASLTDDGNLVLSQEGVVSITVTGTGNGLAAAGFDGAETDENFRLVFTDTSVGGTGVKIEGADDAAASAAMMTNVAALGLDISDDLGNLQGATITNFASSLNAGDLIINGVEIGEVDAGADATEKRDNLIEAINKVSSETGVVAFAGDATDSIALASTSGEVSVKYGDNAAATMYAQTGIQERNAAEGAGSVASVDISTQAGAQKAIGIIDKAIDQVSSTRADLGAINNRLDFTVSNLANISEKTSAARSRINDADFAAETANLSRSQVLQQAATAMLAQSNARPQQVLSLLR; this is translated from the coding sequence ATGGCTTTAGTAATTAACAGCAATATCGCCTCCATCAATGCGCAACGTCAATTGATGAACTCAGGCAACGCACTTGATCGCGCTACCGAACGTTTGTCCTCTGGTAACCGTATCAACTCCGCAAAAGACGACGCCGCTGGTTTGGCGATCGGTAACCGTATGACCTCTCAGGTTCGTGGTCTGGACCAAGCCATCCGTAACGCTAACGATGGTGTATCCATGATTCAAACCGCAGAAGGTGCTCTGCAAGAATCTACCAACATCCTGCAACGTATGCGTGAGCTGTCGGTTCAGTCTGCGAACGGTATTTACAACGATGCTGACCGTCAAACCCTGAACGCCGAAGCACAACAATTGAAGTCAGAATTGGATCGTATCGCCGATACCACTTCGTTCAACGGTAAAGCTCTGCTGGATGGTTCTTTGGGTAGCACCAGTTTGCAAGTAGGTGCATTATCTAACCAAACTATCGACGTAAAAATTGGTACCTTCAACACCAACTCACTGGGCGGTAGTGCTGGTGATGTAGTGGGTGAATCTGCAACTGGCCTGGCTGCATTGTCAGCGTTTACCGGCGCAGATGCCGATACCACTTTATATGTCAATGATGTTGCCCTGAGCAGTTTGGCTGACGCCGCTGCAGGTTCTACATTGAACGAAAAAATTGCCAGTATTAATGCTGACTTGGAAGGAAAAGGTGCTGTGGCGTCGGCACTTGTTTCTTCAGAAGGTAATGATATTGGTGATGGTGTGCTGGTTGCTGGCACCGATACTTTGACCCTTACTGTAGTGGATGGCGACGGTAATAACCAAGCTTATATCCTGACTGGCACTACTAACATGGATGAGCTGGTTGCAAAAATTAATAGCGATACTGGTGTTAGTGCAAGTTTGACCGATGATGGCAATTTGGTGCTGAGCCAAGAGGGTGTTGTTTCCATTACGGTTACTGGTACAGGTAATGGTCTTGCTGCAGCCGGTTTTGATGGCGCTGAGACTGATGAAAACTTCCGTTTGGTATTCACTGACACTAGCGTTGGTGGTACTGGGGTAAAAATTGAAGGAGCTGACGATGCTGCTGCATCAGCGGCGATGATGACCAACGTTGCTGCACTGGGTCTGGATATCTCTGATGACTTGGGTAACCTGCAAGGCGCCACTATTACAAACTTTGCCTCTAGCTTGAATGCCGGTGATTTGATTATTAACGGTGTTGAAATTGGTGAAGTAGATGCAGGTGCTGATGCCACTGAGAAACGTGACAATTTGATTGAGGCTATTAACAAAGTCAGCAGCGAGACAGGTGTGGTTGCTTTTGCCGGTGATGCCACAGACTCGATCGCATTGGCATCAACCAGCGGTGAAGTAAGTGTTAAGTATGGTGATAATGCCGCCGCTACCATGTATGCCCAAACTGGTATTCAAGAGCGTAATGCCGCTGAAGGTGCTGGTTCTGTAGCTAGCGTTGATATTTCAACCCAAGCTGGTGCTCAGAAAGCAATTGGTATTATCGACAAAGCGATTGACCAAGTAAGTAGTACCCGTGCAGACCTCGGTGCGATTAACAACCGTTTGGACTTCACCGTATCAAACCTGGCGAACATCTCTGAGAAAACTTCTGCTGCTCGTTCACGTATCAACGATGCTGACTTTGCCGCAGAAACTGCAAACCTCAGCCGTTCACAAGTATTGCAACAAGCGGCGACTGCGATGTTGGCTCAGTCTAATGCACGTCCACAACAAGTACTGTCACTGTTGAGATAA
- a CDS encoding flagellar protein FlaG, giving the protein MMNEITKIAAGPAPVKPVPASSLAGTVQGQKTGNDLPPVAEAAKPVTTETVNSQAVQEKVQAAVAQMNEYIQSTQRDLNFTYDPGSGETVVKVLDRSTQEVIRQIPDEIFLRLAQQLTPDEPVSLISAQA; this is encoded by the coding sequence ATGATGAATGAAATCACTAAAATCGCAGCGGGACCGGCACCGGTGAAACCAGTGCCGGCTTCGTCGTTGGCGGGCACTGTGCAAGGTCAAAAAACCGGCAATGATTTGCCGCCGGTTGCCGAAGCGGCAAAACCTGTAACCACTGAAACCGTCAATTCCCAAGCGGTACAAGAGAAAGTGCAGGCCGCCGTTGCGCAGATGAACGAGTATATTCAGTCCACCCAACGTGACTTGAATTTTACTTACGACCCTGGTTCAGGTGAAACGGTTGTGAAAGTATTGGACAGGAGTACGCAAGAAGTTATTCGTCAAATTCCCGATGAAATATTTCTGCGTTTGGCACAGCAACTCACACCCGATGAGCCAGTTAGCCTGATTAGCGCGCAGGCTTAA
- a CDS encoding flagellin, giving the protein MPLVINTNVASLNSQRQLMNSGNALDRATERLSSGQRVNSAKDDAAGLAISNRMTSQIRGLDQAIRNANDGVSLVQTAEGALQEVTNILQRIRELSIQSANGIYNDDDRKTLDAEVQQLKLEMDRISETTSFNGQKLLDGTLGETFLQVGSQANETMEIAIGSFNTYALGGSSGDIVGEPATPNGAPPANHLAEIDALTDLTAGDLLINGTAIDPVTTATNLNEALASINSDLEGKGAEVASLVQVTADTAGSGVLRAPDETLELTLVDGNGLSQVYTITGTNSMKELVNKINAETAIEATVDASGKLILTAPGASSITVDETATTGNPSGLADGHTNFSLVFNDTSADRLGVTIELGATAGADARVSALGVDVQDANGNLLGAAVTAAGGAPVLQEGDLIINDIPIGKITAGTLVADTIAETIRVINLSSDQTGVVAFAGGTNQISLRSANGEEIAIKYGDTATAVDVVAITGFKERNDTAGVGSVASIKIDTYEGAQRAISIVDKALEQVNATRADLGAVNNRLDFTMSNLANVSEKTSASRSRIIDADFAAETAALSRAQVLQQAATAMLAQSNARPEQVLSLLR; this is encoded by the coding sequence ATGCCTTTAGTCATTAACACCAATGTCGCTTCCTTGAATTCACAGCGTCAATTGATGAACTCTGGAAACGCTCTTGATCGCGCTACCGAACGCTTGTCCTCTGGTCAGCGTGTTAACTCCGCCAAAGATGACGCTGCGGGTCTCGCCATTTCCAACCGTATGACCTCGCAAATCCGTGGTTTGGATCAAGCTATCCGTAACGCAAATGACGGTGTGTCTCTGGTTCAAACCGCAGAAGGTGCTTTGCAAGAAGTAACCAATATTCTGCAGCGCATCCGCGAACTTTCAATCCAGTCTGCGAACGGTATCTATAACGATGACGACCGCAAAACATTGGATGCGGAAGTGCAACAGTTAAAGCTGGAAATGGACCGTATTTCAGAGACTACATCATTCAATGGCCAGAAGCTGTTGGATGGAACCTTGGGTGAAACCTTCTTGCAGGTGGGCTCTCAGGCAAATGAAACAATGGAAATTGCCATTGGTTCATTTAATACCTATGCGCTGGGCGGCTCGTCTGGCGATATCGTGGGTGAGCCTGCAACACCTAACGGTGCTCCACCGGCCAACCACTTGGCGGAGATCGATGCGCTGACAGATCTGACGGCAGGTGATTTACTGATTAATGGCACTGCTATTGACCCGGTCACTACCGCCACTAATTTGAATGAAGCATTGGCAAGCATCAACTCGGATTTGGAAGGTAAGGGCGCTGAAGTTGCGTCTCTGGTTCAAGTCACTGCCGATACTGCCGGTTCAGGTGTGTTGCGTGCGCCAGACGAAACTCTTGAACTGACTTTGGTCGATGGCAATGGTTTGTCGCAGGTTTATACCATTACCGGCACCAACAGCATGAAAGAGTTGGTGAATAAAATTAATGCTGAAACTGCTATCGAAGCGACTGTGGATGCTAGCGGTAAGTTAATTCTCACCGCACCGGGTGCGTCATCAATTACTGTGGATGAAACTGCAACAACTGGTAATCCCTCAGGCTTGGCTGATGGCCATACTAACTTCTCCTTGGTGTTCAATGACACTAGCGCCGATCGTTTAGGCGTGACCATTGAGTTGGGGGCAACTGCTGGTGCTGATGCGCGAGTGTCTGCATTAGGCGTGGATGTACAGGATGCTAACGGCAACTTGTTAGGTGCTGCAGTCACCGCTGCTGGTGGCGCTCCAGTGTTGCAAGAAGGCGATTTAATTATCAATGATATCCCGATTGGTAAGATTACAGCCGGGACGTTGGTGGCCGACACGATTGCGGAAACTATTCGTGTTATCAACTTATCGTCCGATCAAACGGGTGTTGTGGCGTTTGCTGGCGGTACTAACCAAATTTCTCTGCGCTCTGCCAATGGCGAAGAAATCGCTATCAAGTACGGTGATACAGCGACCGCAGTAGATGTAGTTGCTATCACTGGTTTTAAAGAGCGTAACGATACCGCCGGTGTGGGCAGCGTTGCCAGCATCAAGATTGACACTTACGAAGGCGCCCAACGTGCAATCAGTATTGTCGATAAAGCGTTGGAACAGGTGAACGCCACCCGTGCAGATCTGGGTGCGGTGAATAACCGTCTGGATTTCACCATGTCTAACCTGGCTAACGTATCAGAGAAAACCTCTGCCTCCCGTTCGCGGATCATCGATGCAGACTTCGCTGCAGAGACCGCCGCCCTGAGCCGTGCTCAGGTATTGCAGCAGGCGGCCACGGCGATGTTGGCTCAGTCCAACGCGCGACCAGAACAGGTGTTATCACTGCTCAGATAA